A genomic stretch from Candidatus Thiothrix anitrata includes:
- a CDS encoding DUF416 family protein — protein MTLPSFDEEHLMKVLGSLTWQQQLMFGAVCCERLLPNYLAFQMVFPERANIEPVRCALDSVWAVLQGENIPLTTIQQLNDECEAVAPDSDEFPSNYTTTLAQDACFSVCCLLDFIRTADVERMTQVARYAIDSVDLYVGFIENIHRTTPETEQKILSHPLMQRELRQQKTDIEVVQQAVLLDGASINQLRHSWNNDGKSNLDLP, from the coding sequence ATGACACTCCCTAGTTTTGATGAAGAACATTTGATGAAAGTACTTGGTTCATTGACTTGGCAACAGCAGCTTATGTTCGGTGCTGTTTGTTGTGAACGTTTGCTGCCTAATTATTTGGCTTTTCAGATGGTATTTCCTGAGAGGGCAAATATTGAGCCAGTTCGATGTGCCTTGGATAGCGTTTGGGCGGTTTTGCAAGGAGAAAATATACCACTAACAACTATTCAACAGCTCAATGATGAGTGTGAGGCTGTGGCTCCTGATTCTGATGAGTTTCCATCAAACTACACAACAACCTTGGCTCAGGATGCCTGTTTTTCTGTATGTTGTTTATTGGATTTCATCAGAACGGCTGATGTTGAAAGAATGACCCAAGTGGCTCGGTATGCCATTGACTCCGTAGACTTATACGTTGGTTTTATTGAAAATATTCACAGGACAACACCAGAAACTGAACAAAAAATATTGTCACATCCACTTATGCAACGAGAACTGCGCCAACAGAAAACAGATATTGAGGTAGTCCAACAGGCGGTCTTGTTAGACGGTGCGTCCATCAATCAGTTACGCCATTCTTGGAATAATGACGGCAAAAGCAATCTTGATTTGCCGTGA
- a CDS encoding GlsB/YeaQ/YmgE family stress response membrane protein, whose protein sequence is MGAEITQILVMLGIGAVAGWLAGIIMKGAGFGLIGNIIVGIVGSVIGTFVGGLLSVNLGVGPLLGTLIWAVIGAVILLFIIGLVKRA, encoded by the coding sequence ATGGGTGCGGAGATTACTCAAATTCTAGTCATGTTGGGCATTGGTGCGGTCGCTGGTTGGCTGGCTGGTATCATCATGAAAGGTGCAGGTTTCGGTCTGATTGGTAACATCATTGTGGGGATCGTTGGCTCGGTCATTGGCACGTTCGTAGGTGGTCTTTTGTCTGTAAACTTGGGTGTTGGCCCATTGTTGGGAACCCTGATTTGGGCGGTGATTGGCGCGGTTATCCTATTGTTCATCATCGGCTTGGTGAAACGCGCATAG
- a CDS encoding restriction endonuclease encodes MPIPDYQTLMRPLLQLAADGQEHKLRDAMLTLAEQFQLSEAERTAILPSGTQSVFGNRVGWARSYLKQAGALYSPRRGCFVITPRGLQLLKANPHSIRIATLAAFPEFQDFKNRRHVTKTESGQTLDMDSDIIFDDTPEDILASAHRLLCRNLEQEVLETVKEASPTFFEKLVVDLLIKMGYGGNRQDAGRAIGKSGDGGIDGIINEDRLGVDVLYMQAKRWEATVGRPEIQKFAGALQGQRAKKGIFMTTSNFSREAKEYARSIETRIILIDGEKLAALMVEYNVGVSVVEHYEVKKVDTDYFEGG; translated from the coding sequence ATGCCGATACCCGACTATCAAACCTTGATGCGCCCTTTGTTGCAACTGGCAGCCGACGGGCAAGAACACAAATTACGCGATGCGATGCTCACTCTTGCCGAACAATTCCAACTAAGTGAAGCCGAACGCACTGCTATTTTGCCGAGTGGTACGCAATCGGTGTTCGGTAATCGTGTGGGGTGGGCGCGTTCCTATCTCAAACAAGCGGGAGCGCTGTATTCGCCACGCCGTGGCTGTTTTGTGATTACCCCACGTGGGCTGCAATTGCTCAAGGCTAATCCACACAGCATTCGCATTGCTACGCTGGCAGCATTCCCCGAATTCCAAGATTTTAAAAACCGCCGCCACGTCACTAAGACCGAGAGCGGGCAAACGCTGGACATGGATTCGGACATCATTTTCGACGATACCCCCGAAGACATCCTCGCCTCCGCGCACCGTTTGTTATGCCGCAACCTTGAACAAGAAGTGCTGGAAACGGTTAAAGAAGCTTCGCCGACCTTCTTTGAAAAACTGGTGGTCGATTTGCTAATCAAGATGGGCTACGGCGGCAATCGTCAGGATGCCGGTCGCGCCATTGGCAAAAGCGGCGACGGCGGCATTGACGGCATTATCAACGAAGACCGCTTGGGCGTGGATGTGCTTTACATGCAGGCGAAACGTTGGGAAGCGACGGTGGGTCGCCCCGAAATCCAGAAATTTGCGGGTGCGTTGCAAGGGCAGCGGGCGAAGAAAGGGATTTTCATGACGACCTCCAACTTTTCCCGTGAGGCTAAGGAATATGCTCGCTCAATTGAGACGCGGATTATTCTGATCGACGGCGAGAAGCTCGCGGCATTGATGGTGGAATATAATGTGGGCGTGTCGGTGGTCGAGCATTACGAGGTGAAGAAGGTGGATACGGATTATTTTGAGGGTGGGTAA